A window of Bradyrhizobium sp. AZCC 1610 contains these coding sequences:
- a CDS encoding glycerol-3-phosphate dehydrogenase, translated as MADYDLAIIGGGLNGVSIARDAAGRGLRVILLEQGDLGGGASSASPRLIHGDLAGLERRHFLRVRSALAERDVWLRIAPHLVRPMRFAIPAHSDERPAWQLRSWLLLYDRLASRSGLPASATVDVTHHPVGNALKRPFGTAFEYSDCVVDDTRLVILTAVDAAARGAVIRTGARCTRAERGREWRLVTKDRGFRQVITARAVANATGAWTSSVAETVLRVPPPKLAAIQMDQIVVRRLFDSDNIYVFQNSDGRLIFASPYERDFTLIGTASHAFKGDPAIVAMAANDVAYLCDAANRYFRERIETVDVVRTLSGANMVMKPASRLSPRDRAMTLDYGRGKAPLLTIFGGDVTTSRLRAERAVSKLTPFYPMSARWTAKAPLPGGDFAWDRFDNEVDEVRERWRFLGEEEAKRLVAAYGSNVKAIFGDAKARGDLGPAFGPELTGAEVRYLMQKEWARFPDDILWRRTKLGLTMPPVDREALVAFMVASR; from the coding sequence ATGGCGGACTACGATCTCGCGATCATTGGCGGCGGATTGAACGGCGTCAGCATCGCGCGCGACGCCGCCGGACGCGGCCTGCGTGTCATTCTGCTGGAGCAGGGCGATCTCGGCGGGGGCGCCTCCTCGGCCTCGCCGCGGCTGATCCACGGCGATCTGGCTGGGCTTGAGCGCCGGCATTTCCTTCGCGTTCGTTCGGCGCTTGCCGAGCGCGACGTCTGGCTCAGGATCGCGCCGCATCTGGTGCGCCCGATGCGCTTTGCCATCCCCGCGCATTCGGACGAGCGCCCGGCCTGGCAGTTGCGGTCATGGCTCTTGCTCTACGACCGGCTGGCCTCGCGCAGCGGTCTGCCGGCCTCGGCCACCGTCGACGTCACCCATCATCCCGTCGGCAACGCGTTGAAGCGGCCGTTCGGCACCGCCTTTGAGTACTCCGACTGCGTCGTGGACGATACCCGGCTGGTGATCCTCACCGCCGTCGATGCTGCGGCGCGCGGCGCGGTGATTCGCACCGGCGCACGCTGCACCCGGGCCGAACGCGGCAGGGAGTGGCGGCTGGTGACGAAAGATCGCGGCTTTCGCCAGGTGATCACGGCACGGGCGGTCGCCAATGCTACCGGCGCCTGGACGTCGTCCGTTGCCGAGACGGTGTTGCGCGTGCCGCCGCCAAAGCTTGCCGCCATACAGATGGACCAGATCGTCGTTCGCCGCCTGTTCGACAGTGACAACATCTATGTGTTTCAGAACAGCGACGGACGGCTGATTTTCGCAAGTCCCTATGAGCGCGATTTTACCCTGATCGGCACCGCCAGCCACGCCTTCAAGGGCGATCCCGCCATCGTTGCGATGGCGGCGAACGACGTCGCCTATCTCTGCGATGCGGCGAACCGCTATTTCCGCGAGCGGATCGAGACGGTCGACGTGGTGCGCACGCTTTCCGGCGCCAACATGGTGATGAAGCCCGCAAGCAGGCTTTCGCCGCGCGACAGGGCGATGACGCTCGACTATGGACGCGGCAAAGCGCCGCTGCTCACGATTTTCGGCGGCGACGTCACCACCTCGCGGCTGCGCGCGGAACGGGCGGTCTCCAAGCTGACGCCGTTCTATCCGATGTCGGCGCGCTGGACCGCGAAGGCGCCGCTGCCCGGCGGCGATTTTGCGTGGGACCGCTTCGATAACGAGGTCGACGAAGTACGCGAACGCTGGCGGTTTCTCGGCGAGGAAGAAGCGAAACGTCTGGTCGCGGCCTATGGCTCGAACGTCAAGGCGATCTTTGGCGACGCCAAAGCGCGCGGCGACCTCGGCCCGGCCTTTGGGCCGGAGTTGACGGGCGCCGAAGTGCGCTATCTCATGCAAAAGGAATGGGCGCGATTTCCGGACGACATCCTGTGGCGGCGCACCAAGCTCGGCCTCACCATGCCGCCGGTGGATCGCGAGGCGCTGGTGGCGTTCATGGTGGCGTCAAGGTGA
- a CDS encoding ABC-F family ATP-binding cassette domain-containing protein, translated as MTLINIRNLGVTLSAPLFSRLDLSINAGDRIGLVAANGRGKSTLLRCIAGMAEPSDGEITRSRGLTIGYVEQDVPSALADTPFYAAVLDMLPVERRASESWRVDVALESLEVPGALRERPLKQLSGGWQRFAMLARIVVAEADVLLLDEPTNHLDLARICQLEAWLNALPRDMPAIISSHDRAFLDATTNRTVFLRPERSQIFSLPYTRARAALSEADASDERRYQRDVKAAQLLRQHAAKLNNIGVNSGSDLLLQKTKQLKQRAEKLEDAAKPAHLERSAGTIKLANRGTHAKVLIALDDAAVATPDGRLLFKTGKQFICREDRIVLLGPNGAGKTRFVAMLRQAIESPEAMLAGIKVTQSLALGYCEQNLADLSDADTPMHMIVSRFEVGDQRARALLASSGLSVAMQSRPIGRLSGGQKARLGMLLLRLAQPNFYLLDEPTNHLDIEGQEALEDELLEHQASCLLVSHDRNFVRTVGNRFWLIEKKKLVELEGPERFFASIGATA; from the coding sequence ATGACCCTTATCAATATTCGCAATCTTGGCGTGACGCTGAGCGCTCCGCTGTTTTCCCGGCTGGACCTTTCCATCAATGCTGGTGACCGCATCGGGCTCGTCGCAGCCAATGGACGCGGCAAGTCCACGTTACTGCGCTGCATTGCAGGCATGGCTGAGCCGAGCGATGGCGAGATCACCAGATCGCGAGGGCTGACCATCGGCTATGTCGAGCAAGATGTACCGTCCGCGCTCGCGGATACTCCGTTCTATGCGGCAGTGCTCGACATGCTTCCCGTCGAACGACGGGCAAGTGAAAGCTGGAGGGTCGATGTTGCCCTGGAATCGCTGGAGGTGCCAGGGGCGCTGCGGGAGAGGCCGCTGAAGCAACTGAGCGGCGGCTGGCAGCGGTTTGCCATGCTTGCCCGCATCGTGGTGGCCGAGGCCGATGTGTTGCTGCTCGACGAGCCGACCAACCACCTGGACCTCGCCAGGATTTGTCAGCTGGAAGCGTGGCTGAACGCGCTGCCACGGGATATGCCGGCCATCATATCGAGCCATGACCGCGCCTTTCTCGACGCAACCACGAACCGCACGGTATTTTTGCGACCCGAGCGGTCACAAATATTTTCGCTGCCGTATACGCGGGCCCGCGCCGCGCTCAGCGAGGCGGATGCATCGGATGAACGGCGCTACCAACGCGACGTAAAGGCGGCCCAGCTGCTTCGTCAGCACGCTGCAAAGCTCAACAATATCGGCGTCAATTCCGGCAGCGATCTTCTGTTGCAGAAGACGAAGCAACTGAAGCAGCGAGCCGAGAAGCTGGAAGATGCGGCAAAGCCGGCTCACCTGGAGCGATCTGCGGGAACGATCAAGCTGGCCAACCGCGGAACGCATGCCAAGGTTCTGATTGCGCTGGACGATGCCGCCGTCGCTACCCCCGACGGCAGGTTGCTGTTCAAGACCGGCAAGCAGTTCATCTGCAGGGAAGACCGAATCGTGCTGCTGGGGCCGAACGGGGCAGGCAAGACCCGGTTCGTGGCGATGCTGCGTCAGGCGATCGAAAGCCCGGAAGCTATGCTGGCCGGTATCAAGGTTACGCAGTCGCTTGCTCTCGGCTATTGTGAACAGAATCTTGCCGATCTTTCCGATGCTGACACGCCGATGCACATGATCGTCAGCCGTTTCGAGGTCGGCGATCAGCGTGCGCGCGCATTGCTCGCCAGTTCCGGCCTGTCAGTTGCGATGCAGAGCCGTCCGATAGGCCGGCTTTCCGGCGGACAGAAGGCGCGTCTCGGCATGCTTCTGCTGCGGCTTGCCCAGCCAAACTTCTATCTGCTCGATGAGCCGACCAACCACCTGGATATCGAGGGGCAGGAAGCGCTGGAAGACGAATTACTGGAGCATCAGGCAAGCTGCCTGCTGGTTTCACACGATCGTAACTTCGTGCGAACGGTAGGAAACCGATTCTGGCTGATCGAAAAAAAGAAGCTGGTGGAACTGGAAGGACCGGAGCGCTTTTTCGCATCGATCGGTGCAACCGCCTAA